GGCTAAGACCCCCGATATTAACACCTGTCAGGTCGATGCCGGCCAGCGCCTTGCGATCGGCGGCGGTGGCGATCACCTGTGCGCCGGTCCAGTTTATGGGGCCACCGTTTGGAGCCTGCGGATTGGGATAGCCTTTGGATGCAAGCAGCAACTGTCCAACGGCCTTCAAATCAAGCTGGCTTCCGGGGAACCAAGGCTCAGAACAAGGAAGCCCAGGTTCCCATATTAGGGTGTCAAAGGAAGCACCGATCAAATTGCTGTTTTTGAACTGTGTGCACTGATCACCTGTTCCTCCGAGGTACCCCTCGAAAGTCGGTGGAGTGGTTTTGTAAAGGATCTCAGAAAACGTGGCGCCGATGAAGTCCGCACCAAAGGTGGTGCCGTCGACGGTGACATTCGAAAACGAGCTGTTATCGAATATGCCTGCAAGGGTTGCCCCGCTGAGATCGGCTCCGTCAAATTTGAAGCCGACATCGCTGATATTTACGACTTTGGCCTTGGGCATCTTGGCATTGGTGAGATCACCGAGGTAGTCGATGACCTGCGGGGGTACGTCGCTGGGCAAGATGACGTTGAAATTAGGAGAAAACACGCAACTGCGGCAGGATAAATACTGCTGGAGCATGGTGGACGTGTCCATGAGACGGATGCTGGTCAGCCCGCCCCAGAATTGGTACCGCCCCATGGTGCCCACGCGGCCCTCAAATACAAGAAGCGGAGAGCCGTTGCTGCTCTGCGCATTCACCGCCCCCCACGGAAGGACCAATGAATCTGCGACGCCGGTCTCGGTATCTGACCCGAAATAGGCCAACGCCACGCCGGGCGCGACACTGATAGAGCGCGGCGCGAACTCTGCCCCCACGCATTCGTCAGAAAAAGATACCGTATACACACTGTCAGCTGGGAGCGTCAGCAGCAGAGTGTTGGGAGAGCTGTTTCCGTCCGGCACTGGAAACCACAACACGACACCATTGGTCGGCGGTGCAGGTGGGGTCGCGGCGTGTATGCATTGGTAGGCCGATGCGTCGATGCTGGTAAGCACACTCAGGAGTCCCAGGATGGCGCATCGAGCCCATGCCATCCGGGTGTCCTGCCGAGGCCGGTGCTGCGCCATTCGGGTTCTTGATGAAGCCTGATGGATACCGTTCATAGCGGATCGAAGCGGCTGAGTGAAGGTTCGGCGACGCCGAGAGTGGGGTCGATGCGGGGCTGGCCGGTGGCGGTGTCGAGCAGCGGGGTGTAGTTGGCGGCATAGATGCTGCGCCAGTAGTCGACGGCGAGGTGGGGCACGTTGGTGCCGGGGCTGTTGCTGTTGAGCAGGGTGCCGCT
This sequence is a window from Methyloterricola oryzae. Protein-coding genes within it:
- a CDS encoding pentapeptide repeat-containing protein, producing the protein MLTSIDASAYQCIHAATPPAPPTNGVVLWFPVPDGNSSPNTLLLTLPADSVYTVSFSDECVGAEFAPRSISVAPGVALAYFGSDTETGVADSLVLPWGAVNAQSSNGSPLLVFEGRVGTMGRYQFWGGLTSIRLMDTSTMLQQYLSCRSCVFSPNFNVILPSDVPPQVIDYLGDLTNAKMPKAKVVNISDVGFKFDGADLSGATLAGIFDNSSFSNVTVDGTTFGADFIGATFSEILYKTTPPTFEGYLGGTGDQCTQFKNSNLIGASFDTLIWEPGLPCSEPWFPGSQLDLKAVGQLLLASKGYPNPQAPNGGPINWTGAQVIATAADRKALAGIDLTGVNIGGLSLQGEAVDLTGIHLDGATLSGVDLSLATLTNASLT